In Hydrogenobacter hydrogenophilus, the following proteins share a genomic window:
- a CDS encoding CRISPR-associated helicase/endonuclease Cas3, with the protein MSLDELLSKLWAKGDGTSIREHTDRLIDNLKMIKETFGDLIEGTLKEQAGHFWKCLELACEYHDYGKIHRYFQKKVGNPDFKNFRAGFGEVRHNLLSPAFLPEELSEPWKTLVALAIVHHHDYEPSDENVEKVEKVLKEEFKKSLSFMHRKVLKNREEEIIEKLESGEYTNIKTFYTLLKGFLLRIDHASSSKFAPHVESGRLKENEKKVESYLRNNKNANLNELQNFVLSNRKDNLLIVASTGAGKTEAGFIFLEHKGFFTIPIRTSANAIYQRAKQVFDEESVGLLHSTAHLYLLGNAEEDRNFSDDAVVKDMFLTKNFGKPLIVSTPDQLFPFILRPKGFEKYYSLFSYSRVALDEVQLFEPHTLGFIVKAIEKLSELDGRLMVMTATLPSYLEKDLEKLGFKMGTFLTTQERHNIKVLKSSILSQEGFNLIRKLSQRGKVLVVVNTVGRAIELKKALALGHLLHARFIYKDRKEKEKEVEEFFRDSNCGVWITTQIAEVSLDLDADFLITELSTIDSLFQRMGRVNRLGRKEISQPNVFVFTEDCSGISRVYRKSIHEFTKEVLKEGPLSEEEKQTFIKKVYEEVAKRDKEYMKNYEDAKRYIDSLWTVKETFNKEKAQHMFRDILTYTVIPERFRDQVERLIKEYKQEKDYLKRLQIFSSITEYMFSVPAYVKVPLKKVEGLKDVFWIEGEYSAELGFEFKENGNANIL; encoded by the coding sequence ATGAGCCTTGATGAGCTTTTAAGTAAGCTTTGGGCAAAGGGGGACGGAACCAGTATAAGGGAGCATACGGACAGGCTTATTGATAACCTCAAAATGATCAAAGAGACCTTTGGAGACCTGATTGAAGGGACATTAAAAGAACAAGCAGGGCATTTTTGGAAATGCCTTGAGCTTGCCTGTGAGTATCACGATTATGGGAAGATACACCGCTACTTTCAGAAAAAAGTGGGAAATCCAGACTTTAAAAATTTCAGGGCAGGGTTTGGTGAGGTAAGACACAATCTTCTTTCTCCTGCCTTTCTACCAGAAGAACTCTCCGAACCTTGGAAAACCTTAGTAGCATTGGCTATAGTGCACCATCACGATTATGAGCCTTCTGATGAAAATGTTGAGAAGGTTGAGAAAGTTCTAAAAGAGGAGTTTAAGAAAAGCCTGTCTTTTATGCACAGAAAGGTTCTCAAGAACAGAGAGGAAGAGATCATTGAAAAGCTTGAAAGTGGTGAGTATACAAATATAAAGACCTTCTATACGCTTCTAAAGGGTTTTCTTTTGCGCATTGACCATGCCAGTAGCTCCAAGTTTGCACCGCATGTAGAAAGTGGCAGGCTCAAAGAAAACGAGAAGAAAGTTGAAAGCTATCTGAGAAACAACAAAAACGCAAACCTCAATGAACTTCAAAACTTTGTACTTTCAAATAGAAAGGATAACTTACTCATAGTTGCTTCAACAGGTGCAGGTAAAACGGAGGCAGGTTTTATCTTTTTAGAACACAAGGGGTTTTTTACTATACCTATAAGAACATCAGCCAACGCAATATACCAAAGAGCCAAGCAAGTATTTGACGAAGAAAGCGTAGGACTTTTGCACTCTACCGCTCATCTTTACCTATTGGGAAATGCGGAGGAAGACAGAAACTTCTCAGACGATGCTGTAGTAAAAGACATGTTCCTTACAAAAAACTTTGGAAAACCCCTGATAGTTTCAACACCTGACCAACTGTTTCCCTTTATTCTCAGACCTAAAGGCTTTGAAAAGTACTACTCACTGTTTTCCTACTCCCGAGTAGCGTTAGATGAAGTTCAGCTGTTTGAACCCCACACGCTTGGCTTCATAGTTAAAGCAATAGAAAAGTTAAGTGAGCTTGATGGAAGGCTTATGGTAATGACCGCTACGCTACCTTCTTACTTGGAAAAAGACCTTGAGAAGCTCGGTTTTAAAATGGGAACTTTTTTGACCACCCAAGAGAGGCACAACATAAAAGTCCTTAAAAGCTCCATACTGAGCCAAGAAGGTTTTAACCTAATAAGGAAGCTATCCCAAAGGGGTAAAGTTTTGGTGGTGGTTAATACAGTAGGTAGAGCCATTGAGCTTAAAAAGGCACTTGCTTTGGGACATCTTCTTCACGCTCGCTTTATCTACAAAGACAGAAAGGAAAAGGAAAAAGAAGTAGAGGAGTTTTTCAGAGATTCCAACTGTGGAGTTTGGATAACTACGCAGATAGCGGAGGTCTCTTTAGACCTTGATGCGGACTTTCTTATAACGGAGCTATCTACCATTGACTCTCTCTTCCAGAGGATGGGTAGAGTAAACAGGCTTGGCAGAAAAGAGATAAGCCAGCCCAATGTCTTTGTATTTACCGAAGATTGTTCGGGTATAAGCAGAGTGTATAGAAAAAGCATACACGAATTTACCAAAGAAGTTTTAAAAGAAGGTCCTTTGAGCGAAGAAGAGAAACAAACTTTCATAAAAAAGGTTTATGAAGAGGTTGCCAAAAGGGATAAAGAATACATGAAAAATTACGAAGATGCCAAAAGATACATAGACTCCCTTTGGACCGTAAAAGAGACCTTCAACAAGGAAAAGGCACAGCACATGTTCAGAGATATACTTACCTACACGGTGATACCTGAGCGCTTCAGGGACCAAGTAGAAAGGTTGATAAAGGAGTACAAACAAGAAAAGGATTATCTGAAAAGGCTACAGATCTTTTCGAGCATAACCGAGTACATGTTTAGCGTACCCGCCTATGTAAAGGTACCTCTCAAAAAGGTAGAAGGGCTCAAAGATGTTTTTTGGATAGAGGGCGAATACTCCGCAGAGTTGGGATTTGAATTTAAGGAGAATGGTAATGCCAATATCCTTTGA
- the cas4 gene encoding CRISPR-associated protein Cas4 has protein sequence MVMPISFEEIKELKFKGTQVAYAVVCPRKLWLFSKGISLESTSDRVALGKFLDETSFKGTKGYSDERVSIDFLTVEDGLVVHEVKLSNSLEEAHELQIKYYIYYLRSHGANANYGLLHYPRHRKIKKVQLTSEDEKNMDQILCYIDSIIKSPKPPPVIEKPYCKECAYYHLCYG, from the coding sequence ATGGTAATGCCAATATCCTTTGAGGAGATTAAGGAGCTGAAATTCAAAGGTACGCAGGTAGCTTATGCAGTAGTATGTCCAAGAAAGCTGTGGCTGTTCTCTAAGGGCATTTCTCTCGAGAGCACCTCTGACAGGGTAGCCCTTGGTAAGTTCCTTGACGAAACATCTTTCAAGGGTACAAAAGGCTATAGCGATGAGAGGGTAAGCATAGACTTCCTTACTGTAGAAGATGGACTTGTTGTACACGAGGTGAAGCTGTCTAACTCTTTGGAAGAAGCTCACGAACTTCAGATAAAGTATTACATATACTATCTTAGGTCGCACGGTGCAAACGCAAATTATGGCTTGCTACACTATCCAAGACATAGAAAAATTAAAAAGGTTCAGCTCACCAGTGAAGATGAGAAAAATATGGATCAAATCCTTTGCTACATAGATTCAATAATCAAAAGCCCAAAGCCTCCACCAGTTATAGAAAAACCTTACTGTAAAGAGTGTGCCTATTACCATCTTTGCTATGGGTAA
- the cas1b gene encoding type I-B CRISPR-associated endonuclease Cas1b, with protein MPITIFAMGKPYFLIRDGRLSRKENTVLFESESLSKTIPIEDIDELFVLSEVSLTSKFLKLLSEKGVVMHLFNRFGFYVGSFYPRETDPSGYLLIKQAEHYLEQEKRLYLAKAFVSGAIENLSFVYNLDGDEYLKRLSEKKSVEEVMSVEGEFRKKCYEKLEEITGFEFGTRTKRPPKNHLNALVSFGNSLVYAKVLGEIYYTQLNPAISYLHEPSTKRFSLSLDLSEVFKPILSDSLIIELAGKTITEKHFVNNSGLVYLNEEGKRIFLEEFNKLIEKTLKHKKLKRNVSIRSLIRIEAYKLIKHFVGDEMYTPLIYRNLL; from the coding sequence GTGCCTATTACCATCTTTGCTATGGGTAAGCCCTACTTTTTAATAAGGGACGGTAGGCTTTCCAGAAAGGAAAACACCGTACTGTTTGAGAGCGAAAGTCTGAGTAAGACAATACCAATAGAAGACATAGACGAGCTGTTTGTACTGTCGGAGGTTTCACTTACATCTAAGTTCCTAAAGCTCTTATCGGAAAAAGGAGTGGTTATGCATCTTTTTAACAGGTTTGGCTTCTATGTGGGTAGCTTCTATCCAAGAGAGACTGACCCTTCTGGCTACCTGCTAATAAAACAAGCGGAGCATTATTTGGAACAAGAGAAAAGGCTATATTTAGCAAAGGCTTTTGTTTCTGGAGCTATAGAGAACCTGTCTTTCGTGTACAACTTAGACGGTGATGAGTATCTCAAGAGGCTTTCTGAAAAGAAGAGCGTGGAGGAGGTTATGAGCGTTGAAGGAGAGTTTAGAAAAAAGTGTTATGAGAAGCTTGAGGAAATAACAGGCTTTGAGTTTGGGACAAGAACAAAAAGACCACCAAAGAACCATCTTAACGCTCTCGTATCTTTTGGGAATTCTCTCGTTTATGCAAAAGTGTTGGGAGAAATATACTACACCCAACTGAACCCTGCAATAAGCTACCTGCACGAGCCTTCAACAAAAAGATTCTCCCTCTCCCTTGACCTTTCGGAGGTTTTTAAACCTATACTTTCTGACAGCTTGATCATAGAGCTTGCAGGTAAAACCATAACCGAAAAACACTTTGTGAATAACTCAGGACTCGTATACCTAAACGAAGAAGGAAAGAGAATATTCTTAGAAGAATTCAATAAACTTATTGAAAAAACACTAAAGCATAAAAAGCTCAAGCGTAATGTATCCATTAGGAGCTTAATCAGGATAGAAGCTTATAAGCTCATAAAGCACTTCGTAGGAGACGAGATGTACACACCTCTTATCTACAGGAACCTGTTATGA
- the cas2 gene encoding CRISPR-associated endonuclease Cas2: protein MKVILVYDISIEEPRDQNRLNKVRQVVRKYINHVQKSVFEGELSPSKLERLKNEVLRVVDKRRDSVIIYILEDGAFYERQILTDTPDPTDNII from the coding sequence ATGAAAGTGATCTTGGTTTATGACATATCTATTGAGGAACCCAGAGATCAGAACAGACTAAATAAGGTTAGGCAGGTGGTTAGAAAGTACATAAACCATGTACAGAAGTCTGTATTTGAGGGGGAACTAAGCCCTTCAAAGTTGGAAAGGTTAAAAAACGAGGTGCTAAGGGTTGTTGACAAAAGGAGGGATTCTGTAATTATATATATCCTTGAAGACGGAGCCTTTTATGAGCGTCAGATCCTAACAGACACACCTGACCCTACGGATAATATCATCTAA
- a CDS encoding chromosome segregation protein SMC: MKKRKEKTSKKYVRTTVSLPEDVWRELRVESIDKKITMGDLIAKKIRELKELRKRVGFSSL, from the coding sequence ATGAAGAAAAGGAAGGAGAAGACTTCAAAAAAGTATGTAAGAACAACTGTATCCTTGCCTGAGGATGTATGGAGAGAGCTTAGGGTAGAAAGCATAGACAAAAAAATCACCATGGGAGACCTAATAGCTAAGAAGATAAGGGAACTTAAAGAACTTCGGAAGAGAGTAGGTTTTAGCTCTTTGTGA
- a CDS encoding SCP2 sterol-binding domain-containing protein: MRKTLFALLGIVGGSFAVPVFMDGEYAKALCNEWNKTPQLVDNLGKSESWVAVPERKIFIYREDCGDSKQIQLTIKNEQGKAMCVYGGPAKDKRGPNDFLMYAETKRWLEMGKKEYGPMKAMMLGRLKFEGPKFVAMKNMGPFEAFLDIVDNPPHDASKCP; this comes from the coding sequence ATGAGGAAAACTCTGTTTGCTCTTTTAGGAATTGTGGGAGGTTCTTTTGCTGTGCCTGTGTTTATGGATGGGGAGTACGCAAAGGCGCTTTGTAATGAGTGGAACAAGACTCCTCAGCTTGTTGACAATCTTGGTAAAAGTGAAAGCTGGGTTGCTGTTCCGGAGAGAAAAATATTTATCTACAGAGAGGATTGTGGAGATTCCAAGCAGATACAACTAACCATAAAGAACGAGCAAGGTAAAGCCATGTGTGTGTATGGTGGTCCTGCCAAAGACAAACGCGGACCTAATGACTTTCTTATGTATGCAGAAACCAAAAGATGGTTAGAGATGGGGAAAAAAGAGTATGGACCCATGAAGGCTATGATGTTAGGAAGGCTCAAATTTGAAGGTCCTAAGTTTGTAGCTATGAAAAACATGGGACCCTTTGAGGCTTTCTTAGACATCGTGGACAATCCTCCGCACGATGCAAGCAAATGTCCTTAA
- the truA gene encoding tRNA pseudouridine(38-40) synthase TruA, which yields MPNYVLLLSYVGTNFHGWQIQPNLRTVQGVLKENLQKMFKEEIKLIGCCRTDAGVHAKEFVANFSAQKEIKPEQVLKALNSMLPQDIGIKKVWIQEGFNARYSVKGKVYLYRILNSHSRDAFIEPFVWRIPTPLDFSLMQKASSLFLGRRDFSAFAKIDDEEKNTLIELEDVKLSKLEELIEIRIRAKSFLRYMVRRIVGSLVQLGLGKIKEEDIQSYLRNEKHCPFTAKAKGLTLERVIL from the coding sequence ATGCCTAATTATGTGCTTTTGCTTTCTTATGTGGGTACTAACTTTCACGGATGGCAGATACAACCTAACCTAAGGACTGTTCAGGGCGTTCTCAAAGAAAACTTACAGAAGATGTTTAAGGAAGAGATAAAGCTCATAGGCTGTTGTAGGACGGATGCTGGCGTGCATGCCAAAGAGTTTGTAGCAAACTTTTCCGCACAAAAAGAGATAAAACCCGAGCAAGTCCTAAAAGCTCTGAATTCCATGCTTCCACAGGACATAGGGATAAAAAAAGTGTGGATACAAGAAGGATTTAACGCACGCTACTCGGTAAAGGGTAAGGTGTATCTCTATAGAATACTAAACTCCCACTCAAGGGACGCTTTCATAGAACCCTTTGTTTGGAGAATACCCACACCACTGGACTTTTCCCTTATGCAAAAAGCAAGCAGTCTATTTTTGGGAAGAAGGGATTTTTCAGCCTTTGCAAAGATAGATGATGAGGAAAAAAACACTCTAATAGAGCTTGAAGATGTTAAACTATCAAAGCTTGAAGAGCTTATTGAAATAAGAATAAGAGCAAAGAGCTTTCTTAGGTATATGGTGAGAAGGATAGTAGGAAGCCTCGTACAGCTCGGTCTTGGAAAAATAAAAGAGGAGGACATACAGTCCTACCTTCGCAACGAAAAACACTGTCCTTTTACAGCCAAAGCTAAGGGGCTTACTTTAGAAAGGGTAATTCTTTAA